The genomic region GAAGAACTCGGTGAACCAGTCAAGCTAGTTCTGCTGCTCGACGAAGTGAGCCTTTTCATCGGAACCGACTTCGAACGTCTCACTGAGCTTCAGACGCTCGCGGAAAACGTCGACGAAATTGGTGGCGGTGACATTCAACTCGTCGCGACGGCCCAGGCGAAAATCGAGGACGTCCAACCGAAATTCGCAGCTCATGGTGCTGATTTCAGTATTGTCAAAGACCGATTCCCACACCGGTATCAGCTACCGAGCAAGCACGTGGGGGACATCGCTAAGCGACGACTTTTCCAGAAGTCAGACAATGGTAAAGACGCAGTTCGACACATCCTCGACGACGCCGGTGTGAAACCGGCCGAATCACTCGTTTACAATGAGATAAAGCAGAACACGAAGCCACCGCTCGATAAGATAGATGACGAGGAGCTTGTCGAGTTCTACCCATTCCTCCCGTATCACGCCCCTTTATTCTTGGAAATATTGTTTAACCTTCGTCGGGAGGCGAAGGATCCAGCGAAATCTATTTTTTCGGGGACTGCACGGGCGATTTTGGCACTAATGCACGGGCTCCTCGTCGACTGGGTAGACGCAGGCGAAAAAGACCACGTCATCTCACTGGTCGACTTCTACAGATTGATTGAGCCTGAACTCTGGGAAATCCTTTCGCAGGACATGCGGGTCGTCGAGGGCACAGAAACGAAGACCGGCATTGCGAACGAAGTTACCGATGAGGAGAGTGAAATCGAAAAGTTCGATCTGGACGTGGCTAAAGCGATACTCCTCCTCCAGCATGTCTATGAAATCGTCCCGCTGAACGAGGGAAACATCGCAGTTGCGGTCATGGACGACCTGAATGGTCAGTCGTGGATCAGTACGACTAATCGTGTCGAGGAATCACTGAGTCGGCTTCAGAAATACATCCGACCGACGCAGGACGAAAGCGGACCACGTTATCGGTTTGCGACGCGGATAGAACGCATCATCTACGAAGAGACTGAGGCGAACGAAGCAAACCCAACGTGGGAAGATGTCGTCGAAACCCTGGACAAACATCTCTGGGAGCGCATTATCCAAGACTTGTCTCTCCCCGATTCGGTGCCGTATGGGGAATCCGCCGATGAGTATCCGGTATCGTACCACTTCGAACTCGATGGAACGCCATTTGAGTCCAAAATCGAATCCGAAGGCGGCCTGGATATTGACCTCTCTGTCCAGGGGGTTCGCCCGGACAAAGATTCTGATCAGCCCGAAGAAGATACACTGTACTGGGAGATCGACACAGATGGTCTTCAGGACCTTCGCAAACGACTGATCGAATGGTGGGCGCTCCGTGACGCAATAGCGACACGAGACGCGCCAGGAGCTGTCGAGCGAGACCTTGAGCAGCGTGCAGAAGCTGTCCGTAGCAAGTTAACCAGCGCAATGATGAGTGGCTCGTATACGGTGAAAGATCGGACGGACATCAGCGGCCTCGCGAAAGCTGTTCGGGAGGCAGTAAACGTCACGTATCCTGACGACTTCCACCCGATGATGCTCCAAATCGACGAGAGTCGTCTCCACGAGCTGCGTGACCTCGACAACGAGGCCCCACTTCCAGCTTGGGCGCAAACAATTCAGGTTCCCGCATCGAACCATAATGGTGGCCACGGTAAACAGACGATCCAGCGAAACGTAATGTCCCTCACAGGGCGTCAATTGAAAGACCGCGACGAGGGGCTCAATATGAATACTGTCCTCGAAGGCATTATCGATCAGAAGCCCTTCTACGCCGAAGCCCGGCCAGCACTCTGTGCAATTATTTGGGGTTTCTGCCGAAATGGCCGGTTAGTTCCAATCGACGAAGATGGAAATACGCTGAGAGATGAGGCCGTCCTTGAACTCGATGATTTCTCGAAGACGAGACTAAAACTTCTTCCACGCGAAAATTTGGGCAAGCTTCTGGAAGAGGGAAAATTCAAGGAGACTACCGAAACCATAGCAGATGGTCTCATCCATCTCCAAGAAGCAAACCAGCAGATTCGTTCGAAACTCAACGGGCTTCGCGAAGACGTGACCTTGGTCGTCGATGCCGACATCCGAACCGAAGAAGTTACCGAGTTACTCACTGCGTTTGCCGATGAGTTGACTGAACAAATCGATTCAACTGATGCCCGCCTCTCGACCGTCAAGTCACAAGACGAAGACATCGGGGATGTCATCGACGAGACGAACGATATACGGGAGTGGGTCAAAGAGGCAACTGCAAACTGGGACCGTCGGCTTCCAGCGCTACAAAAGCTCGACGCGATACTCACGATTGGGAATCGACAATTCAATTGGATTGACGAGGACGCTCTAGCTGCTATCGAATCTCGATCGTCTGCCGTATCGTCGTTCAGAGGCGCGTGGTGGACAACCGACGGATGGAGTACCTTTTCCGAGAACCTGGTTCCTGATCTCGCACACGAACTTGAGGGATCGTGGAACACATTCGTTGACGAACGCGACCTTCGTGAGCTGGTCAACCGTCTCGAGGAGCATCCATGGGTAGTCCCAGCTACAGATCTCCCAACAGGAGTTCACATCGCCTTCGAGGGCGAATATATCACGCCTATGCGCCAGCTCCAGCAGTGGTACAAAACGGTTGAGAAGGCTGTCACAACTCTGTCCGGTGATGCAGATACTGATGAGATCGTAAAGATAACGGACGACGTAGCGCAATTAAAGCCACTCGCCGACGCTATCGAGTATAGCCCGGCTGAATTGGATACTCGGCTCGATAAACTGTCGACGATCGTGGGTGATCGGGCGCTCAACGACGTTGATCAGATTGGTATTGTTCCCGAAGACCGGCAGAAACTGGATCGTCGGTTAGAGCGGCTTGTTGAACAGCGAGACCCAGAGAAAGAGGATATCGACGAGGGGTTGATTATTAGATGAGCCAGAGCAGTTCGTCACCATATAACGAATTTAAAAAGAAGCTGATCACGTTCGCCCAGGGACAACACGGTATTCGCAATCCGTTCGTTATCGCCGCCGTCGACCCGGGGTTAGAACACCGAATCGCAAACCGGCTCGTGACTTGGTCAGATGCCGAAAAGGAAAAACCAGAGATTCCAAACGACATCACTATTCAGCCAATCTGGCTTGACGAACTCCTTCCCAAGACCGACGTGTACAAACTCCTCGTCGATTTGGGCAAGCCCTTGGCCGACCTCAGTGACGATAGGACGCCAGGTGAACGTGTCGAGGAAACGATGCAGGACCAGCTCTCGGAAGAGCTTATTCAACAAATTATCAACTATGAGCTCAGCGAAGAACAACTGGAGAATCAGAGTCACGTCGTGCTCCTACTGAACCTCGGCAGTCTGTACCCGTTCACGCGTGCGTCTGAACTGCTCGACGAACTCGATCGACGGAACGTTAAGTGTACGATCGGCATCCCATTCCCAGGGGACGTCGTTGGTGGGAAATTGAGCTTCTTCGGGGGCGAATCACGTCACTACTACCCCGCCCACCAGATTGACGGGCAAATTTTGAGGGTGCATCTCCAATGACTATCGACGAGCTCTTCCACAGCGATCCGACGCGACAACTCGAAGAAGTACAGAAAATCAACTCCCGTGAACAGGCTGAGACTGACGTCAGGGAGTTCTACGAGACGGATAGTGCCGAACAGGTTTTGAAGGAACTCGGTGAGGTTGTCCAGACGCATCCCAGTGAGGCTGCACGGTTCCTCTACATTCACGCGACGTTCGGATCAGGGAAGACCCACCTCCTGAAGTTGGTCGGTCTCCTCACTGACGCCGAGTCCGATATCGCTTACCTGGGTGACCGGCTGGCCGAGCAGTGGCCGGGATTTGATGAGCTACAGCGGTCCATCTCCGACTCACACGTCGATGGTCTCAAGCCGGTCTTCCTCAATCTACTCGATCGTGACGCGTCGAAAGAACCGCCACTCCCGTTCCTCATTTTCGAGGCGATTGGCCGCGAGCTCGGGTACCCGACTGACCCGAACTGGCTGCTAGAATGGGCCTGGACGGTCGACATGCAGTATGACGGTATCTGGGAGGGGCTCGAAGAGATCAAACATGACGGAAAGACGTTCGATGACGTACTCGCTGAACGAGCCTCGCTTCGCAGTTGGCTCTACGAGGCGTTGCCGGCTATGCCAGAGACAAGCGGAACAGATTTCGACAGCCGTTCAGGGGTGAAGGCATCTATCGAGGCCGCGGAAGCGGACGTCGAGCCGAAAGCGTTCGACCCCGATGGTCTCGTTTCGCGCGTCGAGACGGCAATTGACGCCATGAACGATGGGGAAAAGCAGACAGAGCTGCTGGTAGGTCTGGACGAGGTTGCTCTCTTCGTCGGCGACAGCCGTCATCGATACCGTGAGTTCGAGGAAACGATGGAAGCACTCCAGCGTGGCCCGAACCCGGTCGTCGTCACCACCGGGCAGTATTCACTCCCGGATACGCGCGAGAGCCTCATCGGTGAGCCTCCCGAAAACCACTGGACACGTCAACAGGTACCCCTCGAAGGTGCAGATACGGAGATTATTGTCCGGAAGCGGTGGCTCCAAAAGTCGGACCCCGAGGGAACGGAGCGTGTACAGTCATTGGTGGAGTCGATGGCGGATTTCTCACTCCATACGTACTCGTCGGTGACGAGCTCGGACCCGGATCCGATCGAGTCCTACCCGTTCCGAGAGTACGACCTGTCGCTCCTGCGTGCTGTAATGCAGGGGCTCATCACACAGGGCCGGTCGACGGATCGAGACTACATCCAGGGTCGCGCGCTGCTCGTCCTGGTCAGGTCGCTGTTTACCAAGTTCGGGTGGGCGTCGAAAGAGGAGGGCTCGCTGGTCACATGGGACGTTCTCTTCGACTTGTTGGTTGAGGAGACGACGTACCTCCCGCTGTGGGTTCAGGAGATGATCGACAACACGCTCGTGCCGACGTTTGACGGCGACGAGGACGCCTGGGAGGTGCGCCTTGCGAAAGGCCTCTACCTCTTGAACCAAACGCCTGCGGTCCCCTCGACGCCGGAGAATCTCGGACGTTTGATGGCTGACGACGTTACGGCATCCGTCGACGAGGTCGTCGAGAGAACCGAGTCTGGGTTGGAGACGCTCGTGGACAAGCAGAAAGTCCTCACCGAGACGAATGACGAGGGCGACGAGGTGTACACCCTCGTCTCTGAAGATCAGGAAAGCATCCTCAGTCGCGCGCAGGACAAGGCCGCAAAAATTTCCCCACACCAGTTGTCGGCGTGGTTGGAGACGCGGTTGCGCGAAAACGACGACTTCTTCCACAGTGACAACAACCGCCACGAAGTGGATGTCGGCGACGAACGCCTCGTCCCACTACGGTACAACTACTCGATCCTCGAACCTGTCGACCGAGCGCCTACACCCGAGTACGACGCCCTGCGTGTTCGCGTGTTGGCCGATGATCATGATACGGTCACCGAACAGGTTGAGACATGGCAGGAAGTAAACGATAGTCCTGATGGAGAACACATCCTAATTACCATTGATGTTCCGGAAACGATGCTTGAACGGATTCGGAACGTTATCGGGATGGGGAAGGTATTGGACGAAGAGACCGAGTCACACCCGGAACTCGAGCGTGAACACCGCACCGACAAGCGACGCCTTGAATCGTCAGTGACCGAAATCCTAGAGGAGGCATCGGTGTTTACGGCCCATGAACATCGTGGGACCCGCTCCAGTGTACTCGCCGATGTCGTCAAAGATCAGGTCGACACTGTGTTCGGCTCGTCTCGAAAGACACTCACGCGGCCGCTCGTCGAGGTCGACGACGCGAAGGCGGTGGCGAGGTTCTTCCGCGGCAGCGGGGAGTGGCCGCTCTCGGACGCAGACGCAGCGATGCTTGGCGTCGATACCGCCAGCGCCGAGATTGCTGATACCGGCTGGTGTCGCGAGTTCATCGAAACGTACGAGTCCCAGAAATCGGTCGACGTCGAGACGCTCCTCCAGCAGACCAGGACTGCGGACGGGGATTACCGCGGAACCCCTCAAAAGTCGATCGCAGCACTTCTTATCACGCTCGCCACCTCGAACGAAGACGTCGTCCTCAAACGGGATACTGACTACCTGAATGATCCGACCACAATCGGCCGCCAGGTTCGAACAAAGGGTGGCCTCTCGTCGCTGACGATTCGCTTCGAGAAGATACTCGATCCGAGGAAGGTCAGGTCGCTCGTTGCTACGGTGAGCAATGAAGAACCGATCGGAGATGGCATCGACGAGTGGCTCAATGAACTCGAGGTATGGATCGAGGAGAACAGTGCAACCGTTAAGCGCACGCTAAAGGGAACCAATCGAGAGTTCGGCGTGACGCTTGATGCCTTTGAGGCGACAATTGACCCCGCCCTAAGAGGTGAGGAGCTTTCCACGTCCGACCTGGGAAGTGAGGACGATCTCGAGACAGTACTCAAGGAGGCCAACACTTTCGCGGACGCACGGGAACTCTTCGGCGTCGAGGAAGACGGTGGGACCATCTGGGAGCGCTTCAGCGAAGAGTTGGACACGATGACGTCACTTTACCCGAACGCGTCGATCACCAACAGTATGCGTTCAACGGCGGAGAGCAATACCGTTCCCAGTGTCGCCACAGTCGAGTCCCGGATTCGGGACGCTGAGGAGCATCGCGTCGATGAAATTTCGGAGCAGTATCGACGTATCACAGGAAACACCACGACAGAGTCTGACCCCGAGGCCATATGCGATGACCTGAGTGTATGGCTTCAGTCGAACGAGGATGACGTTCGAGAAATTATCGAAAAAGCTACTGCTGAGTTCAAGGCCATTGTACTTGACGACCTGATAGACGTGTTCGAGAAGGTCTGGAACAGCGGGGATCTATCGGAAAGTGACGT from Halanaeroarchaeum sulfurireducens harbors:
- a CDS encoding BREX protein BrxB domain-containing protein, with protein sequence MSQSSSSPYNEFKKKLITFAQGQHGIRNPFVIAAVDPGLEHRIANRLVTWSDAEKEKPEIPNDITIQPIWLDELLPKTDVYKLLVDLGKPLADLSDDRTPGERVEETMQDQLSEELIQQIINYELSEEQLENQSHVVLLLNLGSLYPFTRASELLDELDRRNVKCTIGIPFPGDVVGGKLSFFGGESRHYYPAHQIDGQILRVHLQ